Genomic DNA from Thermotoga petrophila RKU-1:
CGAGCGTTTTCCTGAACCTTTCCAGGCCTTCTATTCTTTCAAAGAAGACACTTCTCACCCTGATTTGTTTTCTCTTCAGAAGATTCGTTTCATTTCTGATTCTCTGGATAATTTCCTTCACCTTGGAGTATTCCTCAATTCTTCTGTAGAGTTCTTCTTTCTTTCTGTCTACCTCTTCTTTTTCTTCTTCTCTCACTCTCGGAATGAGCATTTTCGACTTGAGCTCCATCAGAGTGGAGGCCATTTCCAGAAAATCGGAGGTGACCTTCATATCCAACTTTTTCATCTGCTCGAGGTATTCTACGAACTCGTCTGCGAGCTGTGCGATGGGTATTTCTCTGATATCTACCTTTTTCTTTCTCACAAGATAGAGCAGAAGATCGAGAGGTCCCTCGAAAACGGGAAGTTTGAAGACAAGTTCCATTCTT
This window encodes:
- a CDS encoding segregation and condensation protein A, with the protein product MELVFKLPVFEGPLDLLLYLVRKKKVDIREIPIAQLADEFVEYLEQMKKLDMKVTSDFLEMASTLMELKSKMLIPRVREEEKEEVDRKKEELYRRIEEYSKVKEIIQRIRNETNLLKRKQIRVRSVFFERIEGLERFRKTLERIWKEESLREAVHKVRSETLSVEEMMERILDEIDGEIEILRLLSRAENVYELIVRLLAILELVKIGKLILVGESRIRRYTNAAQGRY